The Solenopsis invicta isolate M01_SB chromosome 1, UNIL_Sinv_3.0, whole genome shotgun sequence DNA segment aatataaagatgacTTTTTTGTGTGACATATGAATTTAATCAAGTatggaaataattaatttcagtaCTGCTTTAAATTTCCCCCAAGATAAAGTCATTTAGAGATAAATTACGCAAACCgttttatattatgaataatttactTTAACAAATAACAAGGCTAATTCTTTCTCTGTCATTTTCTGCTTACAGGAATTATGACCCTTCCGAGCAGCCCGTGTGAGATAGAAAACATGAGCTTGTTTCAAGACCTCAAGTTGAAAAGGAGAAAGGTCGACTCCCGATGTAGTAGCGACGGTAAGAGTGCCTCGGAGATACATTATAATACCGAATCAAAATTCTATGCGTGTTGAATTAACATTTAACAGAATTAGCATTAACTCTATCACGGAAAATGTCggacgtaaaaaatttttccgcaGGGATACCTCGTAATGATGCCTTCATTTGCAATGTGCCGCAGCATTATTATTATCCCGTCATGTTTCATTTAACCTCGCTATGTGTGTATTCATCTTTTAATATCGAGTATCGTGATTCATAGCAACCGCTCGTGATgtcagataaaaaataaaaaaattttcataaaaaagaaatctCGCATTAACAAAGTCATTAAATGtcgaaagaaattatttttaacacaataATTAGTAAGGAAATACATGATGAATTATATATGTTGTAATATATGTTGAATCCTGCGTGAATCCTCCTGAGCTCATcatttcctatttttaatttaattatatgagCCTTAACTTTCGTTTATATTGTTCTTTATATGTTGAATTAAACAGACTTGAGTGAAAGCAACGTACGTTCAGAAAAACAATTGTACACGAGAAACGATTGTTGCACATatgtatgtttaattaatttatgtaacaaCACATGCACGCGTGTGTtcttgcataaattaattaaatatatatattataagtcATAACAAATAAATGATGGGTTACTCACTCCCCGCCGCCCCCCATGGTCGCCGAACACCACCCAGAGCTCCTCTTGGAATCCCACGTGGCTGCTTGAGCTGCTTCCCCATGGCactcacacgcacacacatacacgagAACGCGATTTCACAAGGGagtgagcgcgcgcgcgcgcgctaattACCAAAACGCAACGAACACGGGACTAATTACACGGACCGATATTTCCCAATTAAACGTGTCGCGATTCAGGACCGCCTCGCTCTCGTCGCGTCTCCGTGGCATTTCGTTGGCAATCGTCGAAAATTTCGACGGGACAATACTCCGGTTTACCGCGCGCGGCACGCTAGGGTTAGGAATCCCGAATCGAGGAATGCCGATCGACTCTTGCTTTCCGTGCACGCGCTATTTAACGCGAACGCGCGTCTCTATGGATTATTCCAATCAAATGCGCGTTTCGTTTAAACAGACCTGTAAACAGACGGGAAATTGAGATTGCTTTTCGCGGCAACGCGTGCATGGAGAGCAGGGTTAACTGTACGACGCGACGTTGATGCGACGATTCGTTCGAAAATACAGAGAGGCGGAGGAGAGTGATATAGGATTCAGTATTCAACACAATAATAGCACAATTTTCGATCGCGCGAATTCCGCGAAACGCACGTTTTGCTAACGAACAATCGATCGCGACTTGCTGTTACTCGAGTATATACGCGACTTGCGACACGCTCCGCGCGCTTTTCAACGATCTGAAGTTGGCGGACGAACTGCGGGCGCTTCAGTCGGTGCGCGGGGAAAGGTTCAAATTTCAAATCGTTCAATGCGATGTATTTTACGTATGTACAAGTGCGTAATAATTAAATGCTTAAAACCAAGCTTGGTTAATAAGACGTGGAAGTCTGTGgcaaaaagttgataaaaatatatattgtagttGTGGAAATCTTTGGTTATAACTGATCCACTTCGGTGAAACGCATATTCCCTCCGTTTTTGCTAACCGAAGATTGGCAGCAGTCGATCGTAATTCCTTTCTTTTAATGACAATTTTAATGACTGATATATTAGTTactttactaaaaattattaaacttatttgaagtaattatattaacttttaattcttttcaaatCTATTCTTAGACTTAAAATCagatttttcacaaaaataattgttttcttttaagtCACCtcgtaaaaatatcaatatattttataattattatatatatcattatatatcattttttgtaaaaaaattgattattgaaccacaaaaaataaaatttgaatttttgaaataaatttcatatacatTCCTTGAATGAATCTCAATTGCAAGAAcggcaaaataaatatattaatttatattaatcttaaagtctattcatttaattatgtcATATCTCAAGACTGTTCTCAGCAGAAACACGACTATAAATATGAAGCGTTAAATTAAACTAGAGACAAGATGATGCCTAGAAACTAGATTCGATTCTAATGGTTGACGTAATCGCGCGCTACGGAAAAGGCTCGTACATCATTGTCGAGCAAATTATGATGCACTGACCGATCTTTTCATATATTGAGATTACTTGGAACAAGTTGTTGTAAAATTGACCAATGTTCAAGCGTAACGATTATTTACCACCCAGTAATAGAGGGATTTAATACAGGCGCAATATCGTTCATTTTTACAATCAACAGTTATGGCGGATGACAGATTGCTCCAGTTCTAGATGACGCAATTAATCTTTCCACTTTACGAagcgtataaaaaatatagatggAATGCACGGTTACTAAGATTGATGTGAATGTGTATTTGCGTAatttatatcaaagaaattggtaatttttaatatatttttatataaataatacaatattgttatttccatttttatatagatCAATTTCtacataatcatatttttaattatatttaattaaagaactAGTTTTACTttcgataaataataattaatacttttgctagagagagagagagagtattcGATTTCGCACatatattcattataaaatgtattttgaattaatttattttgaattaattttcaataattctaTGTTTCTTATGTTATctaatttaagttttataatcTTGTTTATTTTCGCGtttatatttagtatatttCAGAAGCTTCTAgatatcacaataaaattaaatacatgatcgatttgctgttttttttttgcaaaataattctattttaatgaTTTGTGTATACTTTTCTTAATTTATGATTTACTGTATACCCTATATGTCCTTTTACATTCTTCATTATCATATATCGCCTTTTTTATACGATGCATATATATCATAATCAAATTTggcattttattatagtttgaAACTAACTCGCACATGTAGAACCATTATCACATCTGTATAAAATAAACGCATAAATCTCACACAGTTACAGGaatgaaatatttcagaaatagttcgcaacaaattttaatattgatgtgataaaaataattcgaaaaaaCTCTTAAGTACAAACACATAACGTAGTTATTCTATATTGATAATTTTGTTTGGCAGTAAATCATCTTCGAATAATTCTAATGGGAAAAAGACAAATAGTGTATAATTCCGCTAACTTTtagctttaattattttacaatgtaaCTTATTAAAAACCAGCATTCGAGCATGTGCAAGAATctcactatttttttataatttcggGTATTAGTTTGtctattttttctttgaataaagaactctttttttatgatttttttctttctatttgcaacaaaaaaagtttataaacgatcatgtatattttttatacactgaAAATAAAGTCTTGTTTCATTAATTGGAAATCTGAAGATTGAATCAATATATTTGCTCAAAAACGAACAAATCGAAAATCTTGTAATATTGAATAATCGTGATTAATTTTTTCccgttaaatataattttttgttaatctattttttttctgttaaatattGTAGTTCAAAAAAAGTATTagattaacaaaaaatgatatacgtataTAGTTAGACACATAAAATTCTAGTTATGTTACATATCTAGTGAATATAACACACTAGAAGTTTTATAGATttaatccaaaaatattaaacaaatccATACAGTAAAATCAAACGttctagttaaaaatataataaaaagtctTGAGTTCTATTATAATAACTAGAAATTTATCAAAACTCGATAAAATACGTTTTGTTGATATAATcaaatcatttttctcagtgtacttgtataaaaaaaaaaacaacaaattgtGATGTATTTGCGTTGTTTACTAATATCCAATTTTCCTCGAATGATAACGTGTATCTCCAATGTCTCTCAATCATCAGCTCTTCGACGCACACCATTCACGCTCTTCATTCAGTCTCCCGATCACCCACTGCGCGCACGCGCTTTTATCCCGCGTGTTTCTCGTTCgcgcgctttctctctctttatctctctattttttttgtttccccactcctttattcaattataacaACAACGCGTTACGCTGCGATCTAACGAGCGGTACTTGGGCGCTCGTCTCCTTATTGTGTCTTTATGGGTAGCTTTCAAATGATCGACGGGGAAAGGAGACAGGAGGCAGAAGGCAGGAGGAGGGTAGATACTAGCGTGAGGGCAGAGGTTGAGTCGTGGGTGGCGCGGCGACGGAGTCGCTAGCTGGCTCGAGGAAGCCAAGTccaagagagacagagaaaagagagagggacCGGGGTGGAGGAGAGGGTTGGGATGGTTGCTGCTGGCGGTGCAGGGTTGAATATCAACCCACGCGGACGTCCCGGACGTGCACCGGTGCTAGTTTGGTTTTGTCTGAACTCGCGTAACCACGcggtcgcgtcgtcgtcgtcgtcgcgaagAGTGGCCCGCGAAAAACGAAAACCGCGCGTGCGAACGAACAGAAGGTGTCCGACCGAGAGAGGAGGACGGGAGCCGGACGATGAAAACGAGTCGACGACCACGCGGTGGGTCGTGTCCGATCAACGAGcgatcgtcgttgtcgtcgtcgttgacATTGACGTTGACGTCTTACCCATGATAGTCTCGCGCGCGCGTCACATTACGGCGTGTTACCGCGGCCGCTGCACCACCGAGCTGCATCGATTTTTCGACGCGCTCGCAAACACTGATTCCAATGACCCTCGACCTACGGCCGTTTTAAAGGTCAGAGGCTGCGTTAACGGTACAAAGTGTTGTCCAAAGTGAAGATGCTGGAGAacgcgtgagagagagagagagagggaaaactAAATCGATGCCGGGCATCAATGCCGCCGATTCCCGCTGATACAAGATCGAAAGAGGATATCGGATACGTGTGTCGCGCGAATGACATTCCTATAGATTTTCCGAGGAGGACATACGCTTCGGCGGCAGCTGATACCGTGACCCGCGGTCTCGCGGAATCATTGATCTTCCTCCGACCGCCTCCGCCGCACGTGAACGTCACACAACGAGTACAACGACGCAATTACTCGGCAACGCGCGACGCCGTCGCGAGCGACACTCGCGGATGTCACGAGATGATCGTTCTAATAAGAATCTCTGCGAAAAGACTTTTATCGATTCGTAGAAAGATGATATTTGCGTACgctagagaattaaaaaattgccaGAGAGATATGGCCGATCAAAGCAACGCTGTATCACTTGAACGGAACGGTCCCGTGTGATTTTTCCACACCGCGGAGAAGAAAGTAGTAACGTTGTTGCTTTAGTCAGACGGCTTATCCGTGCTTTGCGAGAACAACGAGTATTCGTATACATTATACAAAACGACGCTTATCGCGAGCATAGacgatattaaaaaagaaatgcgtCGTGATAATAGCAATTATAGTCTAATTTTGTAAAGTCAATCAATCGAAATTTGTTGATAATCTTCGAAGTCAATTTTTATCGAAAacataatcatatatatacttcgagaataatatattttttctgagtgtttatatattatattcagaaaaaaatatatatatatatcaaacaCAAGACCAGATTCTATTTTTATGTGCCAATTACAATCCGCGATAACTGAGAAATGACAGACGAAAATCATTTTACACAATCTCTAAGTGATCTGTGCTATATCATTATTTACGTAACAATATAAAGATGAAAGACGCTTCTTTCacgaattatataaatgtatagatAAACGATAAAATACAACGATTTCTATGATATCAAAGACAATTCTCGTGAGAAGAATAAAACGGTACAATCAAGAAGAGAAAAGCGGAAGaagacaatataaaaaaatcattattacaaTTCCACATGAAAAATGTTCGTTACAAGCAGTGTCGAAaccttattattaataatcatacCATAAATGTGAATCTacggaattatttaaaaaaatgtttccctTGGGAAGTAACGTCTACATCACCACTAACCTTCACTGGCGTTCACAAGATCGGAACGCACACGATTGGAATCTACCAAGTATGGACCTAACCGCTTTCTACGGAATGCAGCAAGGGAGCAGCTTTTTGCCCTACTTATCTTTACATCAGCCCTACAATAACTTTTTGATGGCGACGAATCAGAGCTACTTCAGGCACCTTACATCGCAGCTCAATCCTTATTCCACCTTCAATTATTACATGTGTTTGGACGCGAAGAACTTGTACGCATCGTTCTTCGGTAAACATTGCACTTACGTTCTCGGGCAATTACACTTGAGCGATATTGCACTATACTTACTAATAATGTAGAGTGCCTCCCTGTGTTTCCATTTCGTTTGTTTCAAGTAGTTGTTCGACATCCTTGACTTTAATCGCAATTTTTCTTTCAGAAAAATATCGCAAGAGCTACTTGCAGCTTATTGACACTTGTACAAATATCTTGTCAAAATCCTGTTGGCATCTCTCTATTTCAAATTATCTTAAATGCTTTAGTAACTAACGGACTTTTCGTCAGGGAAAATATTGAAAGATGTTACGATATGTTGCGGTTTTTCCAAGTACAACGCACATTTTTATATGTGCAGTCGAAAGAAACACGATGAGATTCTTCGAAAGTTCGTTGGCACGGAAtagtatttttagttttatgcCGTTCCGCGTCGCAATTGTATGACTAATTCCGTTTGCAGTAATAACAGTGTACCGAGGTCGCGAGTTTAGTTTGCGTCACTGCGTCACAACATATCGACTTACTTGAACTTAGACTAAATATTTCGTTGAATAACAATTCACTGCCAATTAATTAGAAGACACTCTATTCTCTACTTGCTTTTAACgtatctctgtctctctctctctctctctccctctctctctctctctctctcttctcttcccttaaaattcaaaattggttGATTCAAttgtttctattaaaaatattaacttactaAGTTATATTTAAGGAATTcgagaaactaaaaaaaatatacaagtgAAAGGAACGGTGAAAGCGATCTTGCGTAACACTCCATGATATATAACTGCATTATTACATTACTAGGAACTATTTCTTGAACGTCTTGAAAAATTCGTCTATCAATACAAAAGATCAATATCCTTGTCACATCTCGTGATGAATAATCGTCATTATATTTAACTATGATTGTTGCGCTAGGCGTACGTCACTCATACAACATTAGAGCGCATTGACATTAGCAGCCGATCGTCAATTTGATATACGAGTGCTGCGGTAAGCGAAATATAATTGCTCTACGAAAGCTGTGAATGCGATAGGCTCTCTCAATGATCAACGAGGATAGAAGATAAATATCCGATTCGATCACTTTGATTGCGTAATCACGCCAGATAATTCGCGATGCTTCGCGATATCGGGACATCACGAATCACGAAATAAATAATCTGCTCGACCAATGTCCATGGAGATCGATCTATTAATAGCTTGGAAACTGTCACCTAGTAGAGTATCCGTAATCACAACCTGGCCTTGTCAACTGCATTCCTTCCTTGACCTCGAGCAACCATAGTCTCCACATTCTTTTTGCGATAAGTAAGAGAACACTTCGAGCAACTATTACACTTGAAACTATCGCTTTGCAGAATGATAAGCTTCTTTGATTTaaggagataaaaatattttcctttaagtatacaaaatattttacactttttttttatctccagATTTTTGAaccaagataaattttattttgaaatttaaacttGTGTACAGTACGTGGTCATATATACAGGCACacatatacactgagaaaaatgatctAGTTATATTCACAAAACTTGTGCGATTGAGTGTTTCTGGTGAAACCAAGAAAATTTTTggttattacaattaaaacgTTTAATAGATGTTACTATAATCTGGTAATTCCTACAAGGAATCATTCTGATTCGACCGGTTTTTGACAGACGTATTAGTTAAATCTACCAGATTTTTAAATGATGCAACAAGACTCCTTTTCCAGTGTAATATTTctgaattaataatataattgaaaaaaggaTGATTTGTCATGAAAAAttagtcaaaaatttaaaaatgtctccatttcatttttatttattttaaaaagtatacccTGAGAGAAAcagttcttaaattttaataaatatttattcgaacaaTACTAgcgaaatatttacttacataaatatttacagtatacactataaatatttacaggaaagttcttgtactaaatgaatatatatttacatttagtaaatattcaACTATTCgaccaaatatttattaaaattcagtaatttttccctcagtgtagaattttgtattttattacatactCCTTGGTAGTTATTGGCGGTCAAATTCATCACAATATGAtacaaagtttttattaattatatttaagttttaaattagattgttacaatttaaaaaaaaatccgtgCTTCGCGAGAAAAGGAAATTTAAGATGTAAATATCTTCAGCGTAAatgcatttatatatgtatatcatatgACAATCATGAAATTAATACGCAgaataaattttgtactttgcTTGTTACATAAAAGttgtattgaatatttttatttatttattggattattttcatattgtgcGCGCTCTCAATGCAAGGCTACCCCATTACCATTGTTACCATTACACGTGCCATCTCGGTATATCCTTCAACGCTGCGGGATATAATGCAGCGTTAAGAACGCATCGAAAGCAAGCGGGTGCTTTAATGGTACTCACTCGGAACCCTCTCTTCTAACCCAATTACAACCTACTGCTGTAACTTCTCCATTATAGGAAAAACACAACACGTGCCATGCGCTTTTTCTAGAGTAAAGGAAAATTATTACTTCTTCTAAATTGAAGTCGTCAGGAGAACGACAGATATGGGAATGGAATCTTTCGAAATTATCTTTTCTACTGATACGTGTATACTTTTTTGATTATTTGCAAgaatctttattttgaatattgttaACTTTTAGACGACCGGCAGCCGATTATCGACTTTTGACGATTTAAGTGAATTTCGTATTTTGCACTATTTGAAAAATgtctattaaattttgtaacttaaaACAATAGCTTTTTAACTTATAGTAAAACAATCGTTCAAAGCCAGTTGGGATCATTTTGATCCAATGTGACCGTTAAGAGTTAAAGGTACGATACATAGACAATCCGTTTTATGAGAAAATATTAGTTTGGCAATAAAGTCATGACGTTTTattttctatgtaaatgaaaGTTTTTGCTTTGTATGAAAAAGTATCTTTCATTTACATAGAGGAATAACGGCGTGACTTTTTTGCCAACTCAATATATTACGGAATACTTGAAATGTATTAATAACTTCTCTAGTAGATCGATACGTTCTTCTCGTATCCCTTCTTCAGTATTTAAGATCCAAATATACGAAAGAATGATTTTCCAATCATGACAGATCGTGTGATTCATGTTTTCTgacaaataatttgtattacaaatgtaataatttaaaatgtaccGATAAAATAATTGAGCAGCGTATTTATAGCGCGAATACAACTCAAGTATCCTCTATGGAGAGCGGATGATTATGGGCGCGGCTAATACGAGAAGAGCATGTCTTGTATATATCGGAATCTATTACAGGAGGCGCTATTTTTAtggggagggaaagagaggaggTACTTCGCGCATACACAAAGCCGTATTATTGATACGGGATTGCGTAACGAGCGGTTGCTTATTGATACCAGCGTAATTAGCTGTAATGCATTCTAAATCCGTCATCCGTTTGCACTTTTACCCGCGGTTCTATGACGATCTtccattaaattcttttataaataaataacgattttaattattatatttagtttttccGCTATTTAATCTTCTATATGCGGGGATTGCAAATGATGGTATATATCGTCATGTGAGTAGATTGCACTATAGGACGATATTgactattaatttttctttattatgttttttttctcgCAATTTTTTGCATTTCTCTCTTCAAATTATGAggattttatagatatttaatatCGTAACGTAAAGCCGAATTTAAACGATTAATTTTGGAGTTTGAGATCAAAACATGACATTCTTgaaatcataatttaaatttgtaagcATAAATATAATAGCAGGTTTATCTCATTTCTACACTTAAGAGAAAtaaattgtgcaattttatttttgttattttatcacTTTGGTATAATTTGTCAAGTTTTTGTTCATTCTGAACagagttgaatttttaataataaatgactaCATTAATCAAATCGCACATTAATTATGACCGTCATCTCGAAACGGAGTGATCAACATATCTGGAATACCGAATACCAAGGAAGACGTCACATCATAGGGAGACGCAACACGTTACGCTCCATCATAGCTCATTATCTCACCTTCACCCTCCGAATATCGGCTCGCGCCGCCAATTAGTCGCGTATGCGACTAGTGTCGATTGCGTGTACAACGTCATTAATTTGCTCCAATTCCCCGATGCTGATTGCCCTTATCCCGCTCCCACTCTCCTCTATACATTCAATTTCGTCATCAGATGTAACGCGCGCATAACGATCCGGCACATCATCGTGTGACCATACTCGAGTATTCCgagggtaaaaaaaaataaaagaaaaaaagatatcccGTCGCGCGTTGCTGACTCTCCGCAGTCCGAGTATAAACGTAAGACCAACGCCTTATTTCTCAGACTCCCCGGTATCCCTCGGATCAGCAGGCTCGCCGCAGGGGAACCCGACGACGGACGCACCTTCACCCATAAACTTTCCTGCTCCAGGGGAGAGCATGGCCGACACCTCAACCCTGTCGCCGGAGACGAACATGCCAGGCTCGCCGGGCTGCCAGATCAGAGTGTCGAACGAGTACCTGCTGGGCAGTCCGAGTCCAGGGCCACCGCGAGGAGGCGACTCTCTTCGTGGTACTGGCAGCGGTGATGGCGGAGGTGGAAGAGGAAGTGGTCAAGAAGGTCGCGACGCGGGGTGCTCGGATCGCGCGTCGCCCGACTCGGTCTTCCCGGATGCCGGTCCGATGGTGAGCTTCAGGGTCGCCGAtgagcagcaacagcagcatcATCAGCaatcgcagcagcagcagcagcagcagcagcagcagcagcagcaccatcaccaccaccaccaacagcaacaacaacaacgtTCTGCCACCCCCGTACCGATCAAATCGTCACCGTACTCGCCAGTCCAGGCGGTCTCATCGACTCCAATTGCCCACGAGGCCTCCTCGAGGAGTGACAGCCCTGATCTGAAGGGCGACCTATCGTCCGTCCAGACGAAGGAAGAATCCGACAATTCGGTCTTCGACGGAGGTGGAGGTGGTGGTGgaggcggtggtggtggcggtggagGCGGTCGTTCGGAGATTTCTAATCAACTTAGTCACCGGAACAGTCCGTCATCTCAATTCAACCTGAGCCAGAACGTCAGTCCCGGCACTGGACAGCACGGATCCatgcaacagcagcagcagcagtcgcCACCGGCGCCGCCGAGGCCACGTGCGCCCTCGGTACCACCGCACTTGATAGCGGCTCATCATCAATTTTGGTCGCAGAACACTACCAGCGTACAAGGATTCGCTACGCAGAGGCTACTCAACGGTGTCATCAGCAGCGCCGTCGGCTACGGTGGGCAGAACGCCACGACCGTCTCCACTAGCTCTGGAGGAGGTACCAGCAGTTCCAGCGGTATCAATTCCAGTGTTAGTTGCGTCACTACCGGCGCTACTACCACGGCGACTTCATGTAAGTATTACGACTGTCGCATTGTTGTCGTTATCTTATTGTCAGCTAAATTAAGCACTCCtcacattaaaattattcaataacttATCCTTTATACTTTTTATCGTCTAATCATCAACTAGGCTCGATCAATCATGATGAgacattgtaaaattattaattttaaaaattgtaaaatttatgacAAAAGTTCTCTTTTCGAATGAAAAACACGAATTTCCTTTTCGATTCGTTTAGATCCAGTGATCGGAAATTATTAAATCTCGATGTATAAGTTGGAATATAAAGTACGggtcgcaaaaaatttttcagcaatAACAGGAAtcgcaattaaatttaaattaaacagtaATTATCGAACTCGTTGTACATGAAACATCGATGTCAACATCAAAGCTGTCATCGACAGAAATAGTAAACGAGCGTGTTTGTCGCACTTTCATACCTTGTTACGTACTCAAAGAGAAATAGATTATAAAactatattcaataaaaatgaaaaattaagaggagtagaatgataaaaataaataatcaatttacttCCTTGCCCTCCCCTCTGCCgtttgatatttttctataaagCCAGCTGTCTGGCGGTTCACACAAGTTTGGAAATGCCTGAATTATAAACAGATAATGTAAAGAGACGCGTTGCTTAATCGATCATCGATGACTTATTCCAGGCGAAGGTATGAAACCACCGGCGCAGAGAGCAGCGCCGGCACCACCGCGACCTCCGCCCACGGTAATAATGGGTGAGATCGGCGGCGTCCGTACGATGATATGGTCGGCGCCGCCGTTGGACCCGGTACCACCACCAGCGGCATCCTGGTCGGCCACGGCGGCGGCCGCCGCCTCGTGCTCCTCGTCGGAGGAGTCGGCCGCTCAGCTGTTGCTAAACCTCGGCCAGGAGTCCAGGGGTAAACCACCCTCGTCCTCCTCCGCGGTCTCGTACTCGTCCGCCGCTGGACCACCGCTCAACATGGAGAGGCTGTGGGCCGGCGATCTGACGCAGCTGCCGGCAGCGCAACAGATGCAGGCGCTAAATCTCACGGCGTCCGGTTCCGCCGCGCAACCGTGGGTCAGCAACGGCGGTACCGTTGTCAAAACCGAGGCGGCCTCGCAATCCATATCGGTGGCACCGCCTGCGCCCCCCTTGCCACCCCAGGAGCACGAGGAGGACGAAACGCCTATGATATGCATGATTTGTGAGGACAAGGCGACCGGTTTGCATTACGGTATCATCACGTGCGAAGGGTAAGTGCCTTTATCCATGCttacgaaattaaatataaattgtcacGATATGTTGTACCACTTTCACCTACACGAACCTGTTCGCAGACAGCGCGTATCTTGATGTTcctttaatatctatttttttatatttttattaatcaactattttattttttaactttgcttTACTGTTAGTCAAAACTAGTTCTTAATTTAATCAGTGCGTTCAGAATATCTAAGGTTCACAATCATTCtgactaattaaaattaattaaaagaaagttaTAAATCGAAAGTCACATTCTCTTTAAAATATGATGAAATATGACAATTTCGTTAATGATACCTGATAAATCTTTTCGgatattatcattttttgaaATTCACTCGCACTACTT contains these protein-coding regions:
- the LOC105201579 gene encoding hormone receptor 4 isoform X8, coding for MTLPSSPCEIENMSLFQDLKLKRRKVDSRCSSDDSPVSLGSAGSPQGNPTTDAPSPINFPAPGESMADTSTLSPETNMPGSPGCQIRVSNEYLLGSPSPGPPRGGDSLRGTGSGDGGGGRGSGQEGRDAGCSDRASPDSVFPDAGPMVSFRVADEQQQQHHQQSQQQQQQQQQQQQHHHHHHQQQQQQRSATPVPIKSSPYSPVQAVSSTPIAHEASSRSDSPDLKGDLSSVQTKEESDNSVFDGGGGGGGGGGGGGGGGRSEISNQLSHRNSPSSQFNLSQNVSPGTGQHGSMQQQQQQSPPAPPRPRAPSVPPHLIAAHHQFWSQNTTSVQGFATQRLLNGVISSAVGYGGQNATTVSTSSGGGTSSSSGINSSVSCVTTGATTTATSCEGMKPPAQRAAPAPPRPPPTVIMGEIGGVRTMIWSAPPLDPVPPPAASWSATAAAAASCSSSEESAAQLLLNLGQESRGKPPSSSSAVSYSSAAGPPLNMERLWAGDLTQLPAAQQMQALNLTASGSAAQPWVSNGGTVVKTEAASQSISVAPPAPPLPPQEHEEDETPMICMICEDKATGLHYGIITCEGCKGFFKRTVQNRRVYTCVAEGGCEITKAQRNRCQYCRFKKCIEQGMVLQAVREDRMPGGRNSGAVYNLYKVKYKKHKKSNKASGVGGGMGSGSNVGGVNGSGTLGGTKGAMGTTILDKHMLQAAAAHHSQQQQQQHAQLAGGFLHHHKISSGDPLNSPPTPSHPNHPAHSGHLVNGTILKTALTNPSEVVHLRQRLDNAVSSSRDRVFPLDATLTMIQTLIDCDEFQDIATLRNLDELLDHNSDLSDKLCQIGDSIVYKLVQWTKRLPFYLELPVEVHTRLLTHKWHELLVLTTSAYQAMHGQHRLTNVTTDGTGAEFMQEVSNNMYTLQRCLTSMMGRPITMDQLRQDVGLMVEKITYVTLMFRRVRLRMEEYVCLKVITMLSQDPKSRGNDLELEQIQERYMSCLRSFVEHSAPQQPGRFHDLLVRLPEVQSAATLLLESKMFYVPFLLNSAIQR
- the LOC105201579 gene encoding hormone receptor 4 isoform X5, with translation MTLPSSPCEIENMSLFQDLKLKRRKVDSRCSSDDSPVSLGSAGSPQGNPTTDAPSPINFPAPGESMADTSTLSPETNMPGSPGCQIRVSNEYLLGSPSPGPPRGGDSLRGTGSGDGGGGRGSGQEGRDAGCSDRASPDSVFPDAGPMVSFRVADEQQQQHHQQSQQQQQQQQQQQQHHHHHHQQQQQQRSATPVPIKSSPYSPVQAVSSTPIAHEASSRSDSPDLKGDLSSVQTKEESDNSVFDGGGGGGGGGGGGGGGGRSEISNQLSHRNSPSSQFNLSQNVSPGTGQHGSMQQQQQQSPPAPPRPRAPSVPPHLIAAHHQFWSQNTTSVQGFATQRLLNGVISSAVGYGGQNATTVSTSSGGGTSSSSGINSSVSCVTTGATTTATSCEGMKPPAQRAAPAPPRPPPTVIMGEIGGVRTMIWSAPPLDPVPPPAASWSATAAAAASCSSSEESAAQLLLNLGQESRGKPPSSSSAVSYSSAAGPPLNMERLWAGDLTQLPAAQQMQALNLTASGSAAQPWVSNGGTVVKTEAASQSISVAPPAPPLPPQEHEEDETPMICMICEDKATGLHYGIITCEGCKGFFKRTVQNRRVYTCVAEGGCEITKAQRNRCQYCRFKKCIEQGMVLQAVREDRMPGGRNSGAVYNLYKVKYKKHKKSNKASGVGGGMGSGSNVGGVNGSGTLGGTKGAMGTTILDKHMLQAAAAHHSQQQQQQHAQLAGGFLHHHKISSGDPLNSPPTPSHPNHPAHSGHLVNGTILKTALTNPSEVVHLRQRLDNAVSSSRDRVFPLDATLTMIQTLIDCDEFQDIATLRVPFTLQNLDELLDHNSDLSDKLCQIGDSIVYKLVQWTKRLPFYLELPVEVHTRLLTHKWHELLVLTTSAYQAMHGQHRLTNVTTDGTGAEFMQEVSNNMYTLQRCLTSMMGRPITMDQLRQDVGLMVEKITYVTLMFRRVRLRMEEYVCLKVITMLSQDPKSRGNDLELEQIQERYMSCLRSFVEHSAPQQPGRFHDLLVRLPEVQSAATLLLESKMFYVPFLLNSAIQR